A window of the Deltaproteobacteria bacterium genome harbors these coding sequences:
- the gspN gene encoding type II secretion system protein GspN — MPGNRPGPGRLFVPALGALLFLAVFAVVVSVTLPGDVVLSALRPSLKAHGMDIEAEAAGIRFPLGVRLRNVTVSAAGRTLLSLDQVDASWEWTGLFRWRPSHFRLSRGEAVADLRLSPAFWNPSGGNLVVSGASSSDLPFPVFSSGGSGFSIDRIEAAWSASGGNTAASGSGTLRFLRIPVPAADSPIREARIDNVNVSFVVRGGVFQVPRLTGVYEGSSVDGTGEIARIADPARSSVTFHLRIRNPFEGRVADLFDMMAKNAKNANLRITGTLAAPAGEFQFF, encoded by the coding sequence TTGCCCGGTAACCGTCCCGGTCCGGGGCGCCTGTTCGTCCCGGCGCTCGGGGCGCTCCTGTTCCTCGCGGTGTTCGCGGTCGTCGTGAGCGTCACCCTTCCGGGCGACGTCGTTCTGTCCGCCCTTCGTCCTTCCCTCAAGGCGCATGGCATGGACATCGAGGCGGAAGCGGCGGGGATCCGTTTTCCCCTCGGCGTGCGACTGAGGAATGTGACCGTATCGGCCGCGGGCCGGACGTTGCTCTCCCTGGACCAGGTCGACGCGTCCTGGGAGTGGACCGGGCTTTTCCGGTGGCGACCCTCCCACTTCCGGTTGTCGCGCGGCGAAGCCGTGGCCGACCTCCGCCTCTCACCGGCTTTCTGGAACCCCAGCGGCGGGAACCTCGTGGTGTCCGGCGCATCCTCCTCCGACCTCCCGTTCCCGGTCTTCTCCTCCGGCGGATCCGGATTCTCGATCGACCGGATCGAAGCGGCGTGGTCCGCCTCCGGAGGAAATACGGCCGCGTCGGGTTCCGGGACGCTCCGCTTCCTGCGGATCCCGGTCCCCGCCGCCGATTCGCCGATCCGGGAGGCGCGGATCGACAACGTGAACGTCTCCTTCGTCGTCCGCGGCGGCGTGTTCCAGGTTCCCCGGCTGACCGGAGTGTACGAAGGGTCGAGCGTGGACGGCACGGGGGAGATCGCGCGGATCGCCGACCCGGCCCGGTCGTCGGTGACGTTCCACCTCCGGATCCGGAATCCGTTCGAGGGACGGGTCGCCGACCTGTTCGACATGATGGCGAAAAACGCAAAGAATGCTAATCTGAGGATCACGGGCACGCTGGCGGCGCCTGCGGGCGAATTCCAGTTCTTCTGA